One region of Erwinia tracheiphila genomic DNA includes:
- a CDS encoding ORF6N domain-containing protein, with amino-acid sequence MQQSSSTGFNVANPISLVDPDMLPVIEWAGIRVVTTGTLAKGYGTKETNIRTNLDAHRERFLEGVHIFTVTGEDLADLRVSNPDAQISNKARSLTLWSEKGAARMSKIVDTDEAWNFFEQMETAYFHPRQNVGIPLTYEQALEDLLVKVKENRIITEQRDYAIETKAWIGEKREATAMATASVEKRRANALAEKLGECKKHATIKAVQRATGESFNHWPMKKWCAANGKSPKDVPDETYGTVKSWPAEAWKAVNDIDLKRIF; translated from the coding sequence ATGCAACAATCTTCATCAACTGGCTTTAATGTAGCAAACCCGATCTCACTTGTCGATCCTGATATGCTGCCAGTTATTGAGTGGGCTGGCATCCGAGTTGTGACCACTGGAACCCTGGCAAAAGGGTACGGTACAAAAGAAACCAATATCCGCACCAACCTTGATGCGCATCGTGAGCGTTTTCTTGAGGGCGTACATATCTTTACGGTCACAGGCGAAGATCTGGCGGATTTGAGAGTCAGCAATCCTGACGCACAAATCTCGAACAAAGCACGCAGCCTCACCCTTTGGAGTGAAAAGGGCGCGGCCCGCATGTCGAAAATTGTTGATACCGATGAGGCTTGGAATTTCTTTGAGCAAATGGAGACAGCATATTTTCACCCCCGGCAGAATGTTGGTATTCCCCTTACCTATGAACAGGCTCTTGAAGATTTGCTGGTTAAGGTGAAAGAAAACCGAATTATCACGGAGCAGCGTGATTACGCGATCGAAACCAAGGCATGGATTGGAGAGAAGCGTGAAGCTACGGCAATGGCAACTGCTTCAGTCGAAAAGCGACGAGCTAATGCATTAGCTGAGAAGCTCGGTGAGTGTAAAAAACATGCAACCATCAAAGCGGTGCAACGTGCCACTGGAGAGTCCTTTAATCACTGGCCGATGAAAAAGTGGTGTGCAGCTAACGGCAAATCTCCCAAAGATGTGCCGGACGAGACTTATGGCACAGTGAAGTCGTGGCCTGCTGAGGCATGGAAGGCCGTTAATGATATCGATTTGAAAAGGATTTTCTGA
- a CDS encoding BRO family protein, producing the protein MNIVAKSDLTFQNFTFTPVLEKGRVWITSTELAKVLKYKKTDAISQIYARNADEFTDAMTMTLNMRVNGINNSLRNKSVRVYSLRGCHLIAMFATTEVAKEFRRWVLDILDREVANSPIAKQFSDEEIIYLCYMQVWMEKSQRMSEALYPAMEDIGSKFASTLYDMAKGTRFMIDKNRTALVRESQDLDRMNFVVRSAEKMLALLNGKERIH; encoded by the coding sequence ATGAACATTGTAGCTAAATCAGATCTCACATTCCAGAACTTCACATTTACTCCCGTTCTAGAAAAAGGGCGGGTTTGGATTACCTCTACAGAGCTAGCGAAGGTACTGAAGTATAAAAAAACTGACGCCATCAGCCAGATTTATGCCCGTAACGCTGACGAGTTTACCGATGCGATGACAATGACCCTCAATATGAGGGTGAACGGGATAAACAATAGCTTACGCAATAAATCGGTCAGAGTTTATTCACTTCGAGGTTGCCACCTGATCGCTATGTTTGCCACCACGGAGGTCGCCAAAGAGTTCCGTCGCTGGGTGCTTGATATTCTGGATCGGGAGGTTGCTAATTCACCAATCGCCAAACAGTTCAGCGACGAGGAAATCATATACCTCTGCTACATGCAGGTGTGGATGGAAAAAAGTCAGCGCATGAGCGAAGCGTTATACCCTGCAATGGAAGACATTGGCTCTAAATTTGCCTCAACACTTTACGACATGGCAAAAGGAACCCGTTTCATGATTGATAAAAACCGCACCGCTCTTGTGCGTGAATCGCAGGATTTGGATCGGATGAATTTCGTTGTTCGTTCTGCTGAGAAAATGTTGGCGCTACTGAATGGGAAGGAGAGGATTCATTGA
- a CDS encoding Arc family DNA-binding protein, giving the protein MSVVKQVNPYPLRLDPEVGDWYKEQAKLSGRSFNSEVAKILVERRNRILGKQKSA; this is encoded by the coding sequence ATGTCAGTAGTCAAGCAGGTTAATCCTTACCCGTTGCGTTTAGATCCAGAAGTGGGGGATTGGTACAAGGAGCAGGCTAAGTTATCTGGTCGTTCGTTTAACAGCGAAGTGGCGAAGATTTTGGTTGAGCGCAGGAATCGTATTCTTGGGAAGCAGAAGAGTGCGTAG
- a CDS encoding Arc family DNA-binding protein, giving the protein MKKEYSPYPFRMPAEMREEVEAKANEAGRSLQQEMLRRIDLSLNLERLFGSRNPSIDAMYAFVADNWKNYHSAEAKIFELEAEINKLKDHNRILTQSTKISDDLRFANLRRNLDVALQALNKAQADLPPLPQPIATPNKKPS; this is encoded by the coding sequence ATGAAAAAGGAATATTCTCCTTACCCTTTCAGAATGCCAGCTGAAATGCGTGAAGAAGTTGAGGCAAAGGCCAATGAGGCGGGAAGAAGCCTTCAGCAGGAGATGCTTAGACGAATCGACTTATCATTAAATCTTGAGCGCCTTTTTGGGTCGAGGAACCCTAGCATTGATGCTATGTATGCGTTTGTGGCGGATAATTGGAAAAACTATCATTCGGCAGAAGCGAAAATCTTTGAACTTGAAGCTGAGATAAATAAGTTAAAAGATCACAACCGCATCCTTACTCAGTCAACTAAAATCAGTGATGACCTACGCTTTGCTAATCTTCGTAGGAATTTGGATGTGGCATTGCAGGCACTGAATAAAGCTCAGGCTGATTTACCACCACTCCCACAACCAATCGCCACACCCAACAAAAAGCCCAGCTGA
- a CDS encoding IS481 family transposase — protein MIHTNNPIIKHKAGLLNLAEELGNVSKACKIMGVSRDTFYRYQELAAEGGIDALINQNRRVPNLKNRADEATERAVVEYAVEFPAHGQHRTSNELRKKGVFISGSGVRSIWQRHDLENFRKRLKALEEKVAREGIVLTDAQIAALEKKAHDDEASGEIETAHPGYLGSQDTFYVGNLKGVGRIYQQTFVDTYSKVAHCKLYTSKTPITAADLLNDRVLPFYEAQGLPMLRILTDRGTEYCGKVEQHDYQLYLAINDIDHTKTKAMSPQTNGICERFHKTILQDFYQVTFRKKLYEDLESLQTDLDNWLWHYNNERTHQGKMCCGRTPMATLLDGKRVWAEKNLNQM, from the coding sequence ATGATTCATACTAACAATCCCATCATCAAACACAAAGCCGGCCTGCTCAATCTCGCCGAAGAACTCGGTAACGTATCAAAAGCCTGCAAGATCATGGGCGTGTCACGCGACACGTTTTACCGTTATCAGGAACTGGCTGCTGAAGGCGGCATCGATGCGCTGATTAACCAGAACCGCCGCGTCCCCAACCTGAAGAACCGCGCCGACGAAGCCACTGAACGCGCTGTTGTTGAATATGCCGTTGAGTTCCCGGCCCACGGGCAACACCGGACCAGTAATGAGCTGCGTAAAAAAGGCGTGTTTATCTCCGGTAGCGGCGTGCGCTCCATCTGGCAACGGCACGACCTGGAGAACTTCCGTAAACGCCTGAAGGCACTTGAGGAAAAGGTCGCCAGAGAAGGCATCGTGCTTACCGACGCTCAAATCGCAGCGCTGGAGAAGAAGGCCCACGATGACGAGGCCAGCGGAGAAATCGAAACTGCTCACCCGGGTTATCTCGGGTCGCAGGACACCTTCTACGTGGGCAATCTGAAAGGTGTGGGTCGTATCTACCAGCAGACGTTCGTGGATACGTACTCGAAAGTGGCACACTGCAAGCTGTATACGAGTAAAACGCCGATCACCGCCGCAGACCTGCTCAATGATCGCGTACTGCCGTTCTACGAGGCTCAGGGACTGCCGATGCTGAGGATCCTGACCGACAGGGGAACGGAGTACTGTGGTAAGGTGGAGCAGCATGATTACCAGCTGTATCTGGCCATCAACGATATCGACCATACAAAAACGAAGGCGATGTCTCCGCAGACGAACGGCATCTGCGAGCGCTTCCATAAAACTATTTTGCAGGATTTTTATCAGGTTACGTTCCGTAAGAAGTTATACGAAGACCTGGAGAGCCTGCAAACGGATCTGGACAACTGGTTGTGGCATTACAATAATGAGCGAACTCATCAGGGAAAAATGTGCTGCGGGCGTACGCCAATGGCCACGTTACTTGATGGTAAACGAGTCTGGGCAGAAAAAAATCTGAACCAGATGTAA
- a CDS encoding lytic transglycosylase domain-containing protein has product MIIEELAYKVTVRADEFMSGKKKVEEGAKDLGKNVTDSMDVTADSTKKAGTAVDKVGKQLKRTSEDTKRPFGLLSSGFFGMAKGAKAFGKHGKEAFSGVQAGAAKFLGLALSIEGTRRLFTSATNSLVDLGNASSNLGLDPKVVDGYKNAAESVGSSSEAITSALTKMKNAKNWSTSGIGAPDESTVATLQLGTQTGVDILGAKDADEMFRRTEEALRKLPKEQAQIWMQRVGIDASLLPSILDGSLDKNQAQFQKKSSSSDEAIKQAREVKTIMQDLDVAISGVGSSLVLAFGPDITKGMKDFSSWIDQNKSNIIGFFKDGSEWAKKFSEAVGGKGNALNLLLALKNPTLAAGVFAARQASELSDTVTQHDGTSSFWESLMGRIKAGGWYNYEQQLKDKRGEDNGPVQHGQSLNVGSFSMDRLLDAVAKAESAGRGDINAVSPRGATGRYQFMPDTAREMGLRVDSEVDERRDPVKSREAARKYLNMLINRYHGNVDLALKAYNVGFGSLDKWINSGARPQDLNKETKEYVGRVSENYGADLSRISALGQMPAGAQTTDNSQTSTTHIGTVQVNTNPQSVDAITKSIAEQQRRSSMGGSFVSGNG; this is encoded by the coding sequence ATGATCATTGAAGAGCTTGCCTACAAAGTCACCGTCCGTGCCGACGAGTTTATGTCAGGCAAAAAGAAGGTCGAAGAGGGCGCAAAAGACCTGGGTAAGAATGTCACTGATTCGATGGATGTCACTGCTGACAGCACTAAGAAAGCAGGGACTGCCGTTGATAAAGTAGGCAAACAACTCAAGCGGACATCCGAGGATACAAAGCGCCCCTTCGGCCTGTTAAGCAGTGGTTTCTTTGGTATGGCTAAAGGCGCGAAGGCATTTGGAAAGCATGGCAAAGAGGCATTTAGCGGTGTGCAGGCTGGCGCGGCTAAGTTTTTAGGCCTGGCACTGTCTATTGAGGGAACGCGCCGACTTTTTACCTCCGCAACAAACAGTCTCGTTGATTTGGGTAATGCCTCCAGCAATCTTGGACTTGATCCCAAGGTTGTTGATGGCTACAAAAATGCAGCTGAATCTGTAGGCAGTTCATCTGAGGCTATTACGTCTGCATTAACGAAAATGAAGAATGCCAAAAACTGGTCAACATCCGGTATTGGTGCGCCTGATGAGAGCACTGTAGCCACCCTGCAACTTGGCACCCAGACAGGGGTTGACATTCTCGGCGCTAAAGACGCAGATGAAATGTTTCGTCGTACAGAGGAAGCTTTGCGCAAATTGCCAAAGGAGCAGGCGCAAATTTGGATGCAACGTGTAGGCATTGATGCTTCTCTACTACCCTCAATTCTGGATGGCAGCCTTGATAAAAATCAGGCTCAGTTTCAAAAGAAATCCAGCTCCAGCGACGAAGCCATTAAGCAGGCGCGGGAAGTTAAAACAATCATGCAAGATCTTGATGTAGCTATAAGTGGCGTCGGAAGTAGTCTGGTTTTGGCGTTTGGGCCAGATATAACGAAAGGAATGAAAGATTTCAGCAGCTGGATCGACCAAAACAAATCTAACATCATTGGCTTCTTTAAAGATGGTTCAGAATGGGCTAAAAAATTTTCTGAAGCTGTTGGAGGGAAGGGTAATGCATTAAACCTCCTTTTGGCTTTAAAGAACCCGACCCTTGCAGCGGGCGTCTTTGCAGCCAGGCAGGCCAGTGAGTTGAGCGATACCGTTACTCAGCATGATGGAACATCTTCATTCTGGGAATCCCTGATGGGAAGAATCAAGGCTGGCGGCTGGTACAACTACGAGCAACAACTGAAAGACAAACGCGGAGAAGATAATGGGCCTGTACAACATGGTCAATCGTTGAATGTTGGTAGTTTTTCAATGGACCGATTGCTTGATGCTGTTGCTAAGGCTGAGAGCGCTGGCCGTGGAGATATTAATGCTGTATCTCCGAGAGGTGCTACAGGTCGCTACCAGTTCATGCCTGATACTGCGCGTGAAATGGGCCTGCGTGTTGATTCTGAGGTCGATGAACGGCGCGACCCAGTTAAGTCCCGCGAGGCGGCGAGGAAATACCTCAACATGCTCATTAATCGATATCATGGGAATGTTGACCTGGCTCTCAAAGCTTATAATGTTGGGTTTGGTTCGTTAGATAAATGGATAAACTCAGGGGCACGTCCGCAGGATTTAAATAAAGAAACAAAGGAATACGTTGGGCGAGTATCCGAGAACTACGGTGCAGACCTGTCCAGAATTTCGGCTCTTGGGCAAATGCCAGCCGGAGCGCAAACCACTGACAACAGCCAGACCAGCACTACCCACATCGGCACCGTGCAGGTAAACACCAATCCTCAAAGCGTCGATGCCATAACGAAGTCTATTGCAGAGCAGCAGCGCCGTAGTAGCATGGGCGGGTCTTTTGTTTCTGGGAATGGGTGA